The nucleotide sequence GGGACGAAGCCACGAGGGCACTGGCATCGGCCTCGCGCTGGTGCAGGAGCTGGTGAAGCTGCACGGCGGCAGCGTCACGGTGGCGAGCAGGCTGGGAGAAGGCACCACCTTCACCGTGCGCCTGCCGCGTGGCTCGGCGCACCTGCCCCCGGAGCGAGTCGAGCAGCCGCACAGGGCACGCGTCCTCCCTGCTGGCGCCGCGCCCTTCGTCGAGGAGGCCCGGCGCTGGTCGTCGGACACCGGGGCCGAGGAGGACGCAGCCAGCCCCGAGGCGCTCGACGACACAGTGGAGCTGCTGCCGGAGGATGCGCGCGCCCGCATCCTCCTCGTGGACGACAACGCGGACCTGCGCACCTACGTCTCCGGGTTGCTGCGTCGCAGCTTCCCCAACGTCCAGATGGCGATGAACGGAGACCAGGCGCTGGAAGAGGCGCGCGCCCATCCGCCGGACCTCATCCTCTCCGATGTGATGATGCCCGGGTTGGACGGCTTCGCCCTGGTGCGTGCCCTGCGCGCCGACGAGCGCACCCGGGCCATCCCCGTCATCCTGCTGTCCGCCCGAGCGGGCAACGAGTCCACGGTGGAGGGGCTGCACAGCGGCGCGGACGACTACCTGGTGAAGCCCTTCTCGGCACGAGAGCTGCTCGCCCGGGTTCGTACCCAGCTGGAGATGGCGCGCGTGCGCCGGAGCATGGCGCGCCATGAGCTTGCCGAGGAACACCTCCGGGCAAAGGTGCAGGCGCGCGACGAGTGGCTCAACGTCGTGAGCCACGAGCTGCGGACGCCGCTGAGCGCGCTGGCGCTGAGCGTTCATTCGCTGATTCGCGGTGTCACCTCCGCGGAGCGCACCGCGCTTTCTCCCGAAGAAGCGAGCACCAAGGCGCGTGCCGCGGAGCGACACCTCCACCGCCTGACGCGCCAGGTGGAGCAGCTCACAGAGGTCGCGGAGCTCGTCTCGGGTCGCCTGGAGCTGACGCCGGAGGCGCTCGACCTCGCTGCCGTTGTGGGCGCCGTCGTCGAGGAGGCGCGAGAGAAGGCCGCACGCCTGGGCTGCACCCTCACCTCGAGCGCGAGCTCGCCCGTCCTGGGCGTCTTCGACCGCGCGAGGCTGCGCCAATTGGTGGAGGGGCTCCTCGACAACGCCCTCAAGTTCGGGATGGGCAAGCCCGTGGAAGTCTCCGTGGCAGAGGACGCCGGCAGCGCTTCGATTCGCGTCACGGACCATGGCGAAGGTGTCGCGCCCGAAGACGAGGAGCGCATCTTCGGCCGCTTCGAGCGCGCCGCGCCCACCCGGAACTACGGGGGCTTCGGCCTGGGCCTGTGGATGGCTCGCCACATCGCGGAAGCCCACGCGGGAACCCTCCGGCTGACGAGAACGGAAGGCGGAGGGGCCACCTTCACGGTGGTGCTCCCGCTCCTCGCCGGCAGCCCGGCCGTCTGAGCCGCTTGCGCAGGGGCAGGAGCGGGCTCACCGCCTACGCGGCGGCCCGAGCCTCGGCGAGCAGCCAGGCCTTGAAGGCGGCCACGTCCCTTCGCCCCGACAGGGGCCGGGGATGGACGAGCCAGTAGCTGAAATCGTTGGGTAGGACTGTCTCGAAGGGCTGGACCAGGCGCCCGGCCTTCAAGTCGGCGGAGGCGAGCGTCAGTCGGCCCAGGGCCACACCCTGTCCCTGGACGGCGGCCTGGAGCACCAGCCCGGCATCGTTGAAGCCAGGCCCGGCCTCGGCGTCGACTCCCTCGACTCCCGCGGCATCCAGCCAGCGCCGCCAGCCGTCCTTCGGGGTGTCATGGAGGAGCCGGACCTTCTTCAGGTCCGAAGGCGAGCGCAGCCGCTTCGCGAGCGCGGGGCTGCACACGGGACTGAGCGACTCCCGGGCAAGCTGCTCCGCCTTGAGCCCCGTCCAGCGCCCCAGCCCGGAGCGGAGGCCCACATCGAAGCGGTCGTCGAGGAAGTCCCAGAGCTCGGCCGAGCTGGTCAGGTGGAGCTCGAGGTCCGGGTGAAGCCGGCGGAAGCCCTCCAGTCGGGGCAGCAGCCAGCACGAGGCGAACGAGGGCAGCACGGTGATTCGCAGCGGCCCCTGCTCGCCCTCGTACAGCCGCGCGGTCGCCTCCGACAGGCGGTCGAACGCGGGCGTCAGCTCGCGCAGGTACGCTGCCCCCTTCGCGGTGAGCGTCAGCGCGTGCCCCCGTCGGTCGAACAGGGAGACTCCGAGCCAGTCCTCGAGCTGGCGCACCTGGTGGCTGATGGCCGCTTGCGTGACACCCAGCTCGGTGGCGGCGCGGGTGAAGCTCAGGTGCCGCGCCCCTGCCTCGAAGGCGCGGAGGGCGCCGAGCGGTGGAATGCGGCGCATGCTCGATGAACTCCCTTTATCGAGCCCGCGAGGATAGCTCGCTGGGTGCCCGCCCCGAAACGGTGTTTGTCCTGTGTAGCGAACAGCGCGACGGACGCGCTGGCGCGCGAGGGCACCCGGTCATGATCTCCGCTGAAGTCTGGTTGTTGTTCCTGGGCTACACAGTCCCGATGGTGTTCAGCCCGGGGCCCGGCAACACGGTGCTCGCCACCGCGGGCGGGCGCTTCGGCATCCGGGGCTCACTCCCCTTCTGGATGGGCTTCGAGGTGGCCAACCTCGCGCTCTGCGTCGTCTACGGACTCGGGCTCGGACGCGTGCTGCATGACGCCCCCGCGCTGCACCAGGCGCTGCGCTGGGGCAGCGTCGTGTACCTGCTCTACCTCGCCTGGGGCTTCTTCCGCTCGTCCGCCAGCCCGGCTGGGGCGCAGGAGGAGCCAGCGAGGCTCGGGTTCGTCGAGGGCCTGCTCGCCGTCGCCCTCAACCCCAAAATCCATTCGATGATTGTCGTGATGTTCTCCCAGTTCCTCGACCCGGCCAGCGCGATGCTCTCGCAGACGGCGCAGCTCACGGTGGCCTTCCTCATCGTCTGCGTGGCGTGCCACTTCCCGTGGCTCTACGCGGGGAAGCTCCTCCTGGGCCGCTTCCGGTCCGAGCGCGCGATGCGCATCCAGGGCTGGACGTTCGGCACCTGCATGCTCCTCGTCGCGGGCTACGTGGCGTTCGCCTGAGGGCGGCGGCTCACCCTTCCCGCTTGCGGCGGCGCGACATGATGCGGCTCAGCGCCACATCGGTGATGCCGAGGTAGGCGGCCACGTCGCGCTGGGGGACACGGCCCTTCAGGTGC is from Pyxidicoccus trucidator and encodes:
- the gcvA gene encoding transcriptional regulator GcvA — its product is MRRIPPLGALRAFEAGARHLSFTRAATELGVTQAAISHQVRQLEDWLGVSLFDRRGHALTLTAKGAAYLRELTPAFDRLSEATARLYEGEQGPLRITVLPSFASCWLLPRLEGFRRLHPDLELHLTSSAELWDFLDDRFDVGLRSGLGRWTGLKAEQLARESLSPVCSPALAKRLRSPSDLKKVRLLHDTPKDGWRRWLDAAGVEGVDAEAGPGFNDAGLVLQAAVQGQGVALGRLTLASADLKAGRLVQPFETVLPNDFSYWLVHPRPLSGRRDVAAFKAWLLAEARAAA
- a CDS encoding LysE family translocator; the protein is MISAEVWLLFLGYTVPMVFSPGPGNTVLATAGGRFGIRGSLPFWMGFEVANLALCVVYGLGLGRVLHDAPALHQALRWGSVVYLLYLAWGFFRSSASPAGAQEEPARLGFVEGLLAVALNPKIHSMIVVMFSQFLDPASAMLSQTAQLTVAFLIVCVACHFPWLYAGKLLLGRFRSERAMRIQGWTFGTCMLLVAGYVAFA